From Gossypium raimondii isolate GPD5lz chromosome 11, ASM2569854v1, whole genome shotgun sequence:
TCTCATTCATGCATTTACAATCCATTTTACTGTGTATTTCACTTGCAGCTCCTATATCACGAGGCATCTACCTAAGAGAGGCTACTGCTTGCCGACAGTCTACTGAGGTGTGCtgatttatatactttataactTTTTTGTCCATGGCTACTTTTTTGCTCTTTGCTTTTCATTTATTACTAAATAATTATGTGGTGTTCCCTTCATTAAGTGTTcattttcaaaaggaaaaaaaaaatgattattttagtttctgATATTCAATCCCCACCTGCCTTACAACTTCATGTTTTCTGCTTATCCTTGATTTTTAAAGCTGCTAAACTTACATCTTAAATAGTGGGCAGTGCATGTTGAACCAAGGTTTCATGATGATGCAAGTAAATTAGAACAATTGGTTCCCTTTGAGGAGTGTATTGAGCTGCGCTCTAGTAATAATGCAGTTGTGAGAGCACCTGAGTATCTTCTCCTCACTCATAATGGGCGCACCTTCAAGTTAGTAAACATACTTCACTACCCATATGAAAGTTCTTATTTCTAATAAATTGTGTGCAGTTTGTCTATcaactccaatttttttattcattttgtgaacttcattttactaaaatttttttattttgccatCCTCTTTTGAGTTGTAAGGTAGATGAATCAAAATTTCTGTAATTTCCATATTTGATGTGTTAAGTAATGTTATCCCACTTTGTTAAGTATTGGGTTTTATATGGTTGTATGTTAAAGTTGGGCCTCTCCACCTCTTGCTAATGGGTTTATGGTTGGATGATTGAGATGTTTGAGTCTGGGTTTTGTTATGTTGTTCTTCCAGTAAAGTTGTCCATGTGTAGGTCCTAACAGCTACACAAAAGAGGAGTATTAAGTAGTGTTATCTCATATCTGTTATGCATCGGGTTTCTAGTGGTTTTATTGGGCCCTCCATCTCTTACCAATTGGTTTTGGGTTGGATGCTTAGATTTGTGATCTTGGAAGATTGCTTGTTTGATAATGGTGCATTATTTTCGTTTCTTTTCAGTGTAGTTGTTGATCCCTCCAATCTGGCTGATGGGCTGCACTATTATGAAGTATATGGAATTGATTGCAAAGCCCCATGGCGTGGTCCTTTGTTCAGAATTCCAATTACTATAACAAAGCCCAAGGCTGTATTGAATCGGCCACCACTGGTCTCATTCTCAAAGATGTCATTCCTTCCAGGTTATTTTGTCATAGAATTCGTCCCAACTTATATTTTCTGTACCCTTTATGCATTAAAAATTCTTTCATGCTATGATTGTTCCATGAGTTGATTCCCTTTTTCTCCTTTGTGGTTGTCTAGGCCACATAGAACGAAGGTATATAGAAGTACCGCTTGGTGCTAGTTGGGTTGAGGCTACCATGAGGACATCTGGGTTTGATACTAGTAGACGATTTTTTGTTGACACCGTTCAGGTATAGCATGCACTTTGAACCCATACCAGATTGACCTAAGTCTTGACTTGTTTTAAAATGTGCAGCTCTGTCCATTGAGAAGGCCTATCAAGTGGGAGAGTGTTGTAACATTTTCTTCTCCTACTGCCAAAAGCTTTGACTTTCCTGTTGTAGGTGGTCAAACAATGGAATTAGCAATAGCTCAGTTTTGGTCAAGTGGCATGGGAAGTCACGAGACGACTATTGTAGATTTTGAGGTAATTTTCTGTCAAAAAATCTAGAAACTTTCTTCTGCTAATAACTTTTCTACTGATTATTTGATcggttcattttatttttattttatctcctACTATCACTACTGCTTCTATAATTGCTCAGTTAGTGAATATTTGCCACCCTAGACCATTTTGTTGAAGTTGCACTTGGATGgtctacttttctttttcaattttcttgattttctgcTTTCTTCTCTAGATGTGTTTCCCCAACCTGGGGCCATGCCTATGTCAAAGATGCTTTATCCTGCATaagttttgttttagttttggCTTGTGAGAACCTTACCAAGtatcttttacttatttactgTTGCATGCTCTGTAAGTTGTGGTATCTCAATGAAGCGAACATGGGAATACTGTTTTAAATTATCTTGCATTTGAGAGTCTTATGTTTGGGTTCTTTTTTATGAATGGTTTAGATCGTCTTTCATGGAATTGGAGTCAACAGAACTGAAGTAGTCCTTGATGGAAGTGAAGCACCCATCAGAATTGAGGCTGAAGCACTATTGGCCTCTGAAAGACTTGCCCCTACTGCTACTTTAAACAAGGTAATGAAGTCTATCCTGTACAGTGCCATGTAGGCCATTTAGGCTTTCTCTTCCTTTGGGCTTTTTGCTTTCCTTTTGATGTTCTTGCTTGGATTTAATAAGAcgttcttttttaattttctgatttttttatatgttcaatATGCAGATAAGAGTTCCATATCGACCTACTGAGGCAAAACTTTGTACTCTTCCAACTAATCGTGACAAATTACCATCAGGGAAACAGATACTGGCATTGACACTAACGTGTGTATTTTTTCAGTCGCTTATGGAAGAATGTCCTTTATATGTGCATATGTAATCGATCACTTCAATTACTGTTTGTGCGCTTTACTTTTTTTGCTTCTACAGTTACCACTTTAAATTGGAAGATGGAGCAGAAGTGAAACCGCATATTCCATTGCTCAATAATCGTATATATGACACAAAATTTGAGTCCCAATTTTACATGATTTCTGACACAAACAAGGTACATTTTTATTTGTACTGTCAAATCATTTTGAAAAGAATCAGTAGCAACAAATCTGGACAAATATGCTTTATTCCATATCATGTAGAATCCACATTTTACATCTCCAGTGCTTTATTCTGTTCTACCATAATGGGTTTCTAATTTGCTCCTACTTCCTTCTTGTGCCACAATTTTGCTGACCTGTTAAAATCCTTTTGCTCTCATCAATTATAGCGTGTATATGCAATGGGTGATTGTTATCCAGCCTCTTCACAACTTCCAAAGGGTGAATACTCACTGCGACTGTACTTAAGGTACTTATAGATGTGCTTTATACTAGACATTCATGCCTCGTTTGGTTATTTAGTATATTAAATCAAGGAAAAGCAAGCTTAACCATACATAAgtgttaaaataattagtacTAATTCGAACTCAAAATTAGAAGGATGAGTAAAACTCTAGTACAAAAAAGACctcttgaaaataaataaaaaattttccttccatttgcTGAAACCAAGTCATGTGTGTggctaaaaattatcaaatgaaattagtttattttggaTACTGGTGTGGCTTTTCTCCTCCCTAGCCCCCAAACAACTCCTTTATAGGCCCTCTGTTCTGGTTTTAGCTAATTAAAGGAATTCCTGAATATCACGATTATCTTGTAACTTTGAGATTGTCTGTTCTTAtattccattttctttcttgtttttgaaGGTTTAGGAAATTGGTTTTGTAGTAGGATAGCTGCAAACAGGAATTCTCATCCTATCAATCTCTTCTAATGAGATGCTTCAATCCAAGCTTGCTTTCACTTACATTGACTTATCATGTTTCAGGCATGACAATGTCCAGTACTTagaaaaaatgaagcaattaGTTCTGTTTCTGGAAAGGAATTTGGAGGAAAAGGTAATATCGtgtctttgtttgtttgttttctttattcaCGTTAGAAATGGCTCTATATTAAAAGCACTGCTTCTAAATTATAAGGCATGCATGCAGAAAATGGTTTAACCATTGCCTCTTAGGTCTTGTATTTTTTCTATTGGCATAATAGTAGATGTATTGTCAAATTGctttaaattagtattgattTCTCTAGCTATTTTCATCTTCCATGGTTGTTTGGAAAGGTTTATGAGGTATGCTCATTACTATCCCTGTGGTTATTTTGAAATCAGGACGTTATTCCATTGAACTTTTTCTCTGAACCAGATGGCCCTGTGATGGGGAATGGTACctttaaatattctattttgGTTCCAGGGTATGTCTGATTTCGAATATATGTAATTCATCTAGGCTATTCACAGCAATCCTGTccaatttgttttcttatttttactcTCTAATTAACTTGAAGCATTATTTTTCAGGATAAAggaatcattttatttaagtcCACCAAACAAAGATAAGCTTCCAAAGGTAGTACATTTTTTGATGTCTCTTTTACTTAAGTAAACAGCACAGAAGATGTAACAATTGAATTGTTCCTGCAGTGTTCCTCACAAGGATCTGTATTGCTGGGAGCAATATCACACGGGAAGCTATCATATGCTGGAGAGGGAAAAAATCCACAGAAGAATCCTGTATCATATCAGATATCTTATGTGGTGCCACCCAGCAAGGTTGTGATACTTTTGCCTTTACCCAtgtaatatttacatttttctaTTACACCTTGTATGGTACTTATGGGAAGGCCTAATAATGCTTCTATGGTTAAGTGATGCACTCTGGAGCTTTACTTCCATGTTTTGCATTCTTCTTTCTTCTGCCATGACTCATGGCATTTTATTGACAGATTGATGAAGACAAAGGCAAAGGTTCTTCTTCAGCTAGCACTAAACCTATGGCCGAACGTTTACAAGAAGAGGTACTTGCACAAATGTTTATGCTAACCTTGATATTTGGTAATCAAATAGTTGCAAAGTTTTTTTCTCATACTTTTTAAATGTTGTCAAACTATAATAATCTCTTATATTAACTTAATGATTTTTTTGCCcatatattcatataatcaCTTTGGTGTTTTTTGCTTTGAAtagttcatttattttgaaaattttttactattgtatGGTATCGATTAAGATAACCGGAACAAATTTCATCAAGATCAACTagctttttaaaacatttgttttctCTGGTGTTAACATATGGAGTAATGCTTGTTCAATTCCTCAATCAGGTTCGAGAGGCAAAAATAAAGGTTTTTGGAAGCCTGAAGCAAGATAGTGATGAAGATCGCTCAGAATGGAAAAAATTAGCTCAATCTCTCAAGGTTAGAACTCTCTGTCGTCCTTTCTTTAGTTTAGGTGTACTCTATGCGAAGAGTTGAAGAAGGATATATTTCTTTATGAGGAGTCATCCTCTCTCCCTAAGCGTTACTTTCTCCACTTTCTGTCAAAGGGTCTCTTGGTTAGTGAATGCTACATTGCAAGTCTAGTATATATCAGGTTGAGtgttctgtttttttcttttcaaattgcGGTATGCTTGTAGCAATATTATAGCTAGGAATAAGTGGTATGTAAAATTTACGTACAAGTTATACCTGAAAAATAATTTGCAGCACCTAAGTTTATTAGTTCTTTAAGTACAAGCTGATTATTGTCTTATAACTGTCTAAATGGCTGTCAAATGGCAGAGAAGGTTTAGCGGCCTCCATTTTCAGTCCGGTTAATTTTTTAGTGGGAGAAGTGTGCTATTGTAGCTTGTTGCAGTCAATTGTGTTTTAGTTGCCATATAATTCCTGAAACTAGATGAAAACATGTCTAAATCTGGAAGTGGATGTTTTTGGAGCTGCTTGTCTTAGGCAGTCAATAGTGTGCTGTACCTATTTTAATATGTAACATGTGTTCTTTGGCAGTCTGAGTACCCTAAGTACACTCCATTGCTTGTAAAGATCTTGGAAAGTTTGCTTTCACGAAGCAATATTGGGGACAAAATCCACTATTATGAAAAGGTGAGTCGTATTGAAAGCATATTTTGGTATGAAAATGCTGATGGCTCTCTTGAGTTTGCTTTGTAAAGTGTCTTGTTGAGGTTTTTCCCTTCATTTTGTTTTGTGCTTTGCTGCCATGTAACTCTTCTCAGTTGCTCAATGTTGCTAATCTGAACTACCTTCAGAGATATAATGTGGTAAATCAATGACTCACTTGAGAGTGGATGTTACTTATTTAACTCGTAAAGATGACATATATGCATGCCTAAAagttgttttttcattttttggtaTCAAGTGGAAAGTATCCTTATAGGTTGCTAGctttcatattctttttttatttatttttaagcataACGATATTTAAGTGAGCCCCATGAAGGCCTAAAATTTGAACCCTCTCTTGGTTCTAGCGGGGGACTTGTTGAAAGTTCATAACCTGCATCTACTGGAGATGCTTGAAGTTTATGTATTTAGCAAAAAATACTGGCCAGAATATATGAAAATACCAAACATAAGAAGTAGCTAAGAGACTGATATTAAGGTTGTCAGTTTATCTTTTACAGTACTCAAAACTGAAATGGAAAATCTGAAATAAATGCTTTCCTTAACTAATATAGTTGAACTTTTCAGATTATAAGTGCGGCAGATGAGGTGATTGATAGTATCGATGCAGATGAACTGGCAAAACTCTTTTCACTTAAAGCTGATCCTGAGGATGAGGATTCAGAGGTTCAGTTTTAAATTGTCAATTCGCTCTTCCCTCTACCCTTTCCATCATTTTGCTCATACTATGCTGGACATCCTCTTAGTAAATTCAGCCAAGTATATTATCAGAATTGAAGTTGCTAAACGTATTTTTTGTTCttgacttttatttttcaatggtTATGATTGTCTCCAAGGTGTTTCCTGTGCTGCAATTTCATTTATGCTTTAGTGCATCATTAGGGGTTTAGTGTTTGCGGTTTATACACAAAATGTATGAGAACCCCCCttccctttttaatttcttcagaaaaataagaagaagatgGAGACAACTCGTGATCAATTAGCAGAAGCACTGTACCAAAAAGGACTTGCACTGGCTGAGATTGAATCTATAAAGGTATTGTTTGGTATATGTATCACCTGGTTATTTTCCAATTTAAATAAGCTTATTATCTAACTGATATTGGTTATTTTCTAATCTTTTCTTCAAAGTGGAAAGAAACATTGACATACATATTCACAAAGAAAAGTGAACTTTATAAGTCCATTACTGAGACGAGGATATGAAGCAAtggcacaaaaataaaacccatGGCCGTTATACAAAACCTATTATTTTGGTAGAGCTGAGGGAATTTAATGTCTTGAACTAATCTCCATTCTGCATTACATTTTTCTTGCTAGTTCGTTGGTGAATTTGATACGTCTCATTACTAGTTTTAGCCCAGGTTCTGTTACGTTTTTCAGCATGTCTACCCCATTGATGTTGACGACTTCTAGTGAGATTGTCCACTTGTAGGATTTGTGAGCTACACGTGAGGGAagtgttaagtgattttatccTACATATGTTAAATATTGGGTTTTCTGTGGTGTTATATCGGGCATCTCCACCTATTTCTAATTGGTTTTATGGTGCTGAGATTGTTTATATCAGCATGTTTATGGTGGTTTATCATCTTCATTggaattaatcattttcttcatcACCATTATAGGGTGAGAAACCTTCAGCCTTGGCTGCAAGTGAAGCTGTCAGCTCTGATCTCCGGTCAGACTTATTTgaggaaaactttaaagaacTGACAAAATGGGTAGATGTGAAGTCCTCTAAATATGGCACCCTCTATGTACTGCGGGAGAGGCGATTTGGGAGGCTTGGAACTGCACTGAAGGTATTTTCTCTTCTTACAATCCTAGTAAGCACTAAAAAGAAGTTACCTGatgaaaatttcaattgatgagttgaatggtattttgtttaaaatgcaTTTGAAACTATGACAATAATAATATAGGAAACTATCTACATAAACCGGTATAAAACTAGAGTGATCTTACACccttttttgtctttttgttcgattaatattttaatggttttgtcattttcatattttgtttatatagatcatgcatattaaattttcaattatttattttatttaaaaactttcaactattcaataaatattaatatatacaatattttagatcTATCATATTGAATCGGTTCGAAAAATTGCATGTATGATAAGTACAATTATATCGATAAATTCAACAGTTGggttgttaaaatattaatcattcaaAAGATATTAAATGATATAGAACTACTTTAGTTTTACACAGGTGTAAATGGATCCCTTAAGAATATTGatgcatttattattatttcaattcaagtCTCTTCCCTCTTTCAATACAAACCACTAATTTCATAATAGGAATAAAGAATTGGAAGTGAAAGAACGAGGACTGTAAGAAACTTGGATTGTCAATGCTTTATATCACTTGTCAGCCtggaaaaaaaatgtttgaataCTATGTGGAATGATTCTCTATCCCTTGATATGTTTTTAGGCTTATGCTAGTTACTGCCTTAGGCTGTTCACAAGCTATTTTCCGATACAACCCATTAGTTGACTTCAAATGTGGTTAGTTTCCCCTGTACTGGAACTTGAGCTCAAGTATCTGCTATTGTCGCAGGTACTAAATGACATGATTCAGGATGATGGAGAGCCACCAAAGAAGAAATTGTACGAAATGAAGCTGTCATTGCTGGATGAGATTGGATGGAATCATTTATCAACGTATGAAAGACAATGGATGCATGTGCGGTTCCCACCAAGCTTGCCCCTGTTCTAAGGTTAGTAAATTTTATGAGACCCAATTTCAATCTGATGAAAAACATTGAACATTTTAAGGAATTGATGATAGCTTGTCATAATAATAAACCAAGGAGATGATTGTACTTTCACCCTTATCTGTCGTACTAGAAAAACACCATGACGTGTTTTTCATTACTAGAGTGGGGGATTTGTTTGAGGTCAGTGTTGGTCGTGCAATTATGGATGAACGTTATCActgtttaattttatctttgtaTGCTTTGTATTAGaataagctaaaattttaaaaaaaaatcaatgtcaTAATTTTCAGTAATTTAAATGTTCTCTGTCATGGTTAAAAGAAAGGCAGGTGGAAGATCCAATCATCGGagcttggtttttttttttttttggtttaaaactGATTCAATCGATTAGGTTGGTTAATttgatttcataatttaatcaatttttttaaaagaatcatTTTTGGGTATTTGTAAAGAAGGGGATGGGAAAGGATTGTTAAGGAGTTTTTTAGGAGTTTACCGGTAAAACTTACggttatatgtataatatatgaCCTATAGAATAGAATTTAATTAACGTTAAACTAACACTAAGAATTGAAATATAATTGGGCAAAGTTTACATATGGCAATTGTTCATCAACTTAAATCTTAGTATTGAATTTGGTGTTAAAGAATTGAAACAAACATAAGTTTGTTACTAGGTCATAGTTGGAACTAGATTGATTAGATCGTGAATTTTTTGAACTGGAATGGAAAATCGGTTGAGCTTGGTTGAATTAATCATTATTTAGTTGAAATTGGATTGAGAATCACAACCATAGATTCGGTGATCATGAATTATAATGGAATAaagttcttttattattattgttggaATAGAATAGTGAATGAGTATCATAATAgactaataaataaaatagaatcgAGTATCATGATGGAATTAATAATGTAATCGTATTCCTATAGTTTAAGAGAATAGATATAAGAAAAAGCCACGAATGATTAATAATTCTGCATTTAATTATATAGATAAGTGGGCAGACCAATTTTTACAGAAATAAGAAATCGAACAAAGCCTACTTTGATGGAGAGTAAGAGGAGAGATTTGCTACCAAGAGCTTAAAAGAATCAGAAATCACAATAAATCATTAACaccaaaaatcaaatgaattaagATGGGGGTTAGAGTGAAAagacaaaaaagaaattatatatttaaggaaatatcaaatcaaatgGAGTATAATCTAAGCACAGAGAGATTGAGACATACCTTGTGACGGAGTGTTATACTGAAACGAATAACATCATTGTAGCGTTGCCTTTCAATGAAGAGATTTCTTGGTTCACTGAAATTGAATGAGCTAGGTGGTTTATGGCTTGATTAGGTGAGGAAGATGAATGTGAATAGGTATCtggaggatttttttttttctctacacCAAACAACAATTCAGATGTAGGGTTGCTAAATTGTATTCAATCCCTGAATTGTAATGGGAACTTAAACAGCCCATTAAACCTAACCTTTTGTTTGGTTGTAGATTTGAGAATTAAGCCTAAACAAGTGTTGAAATGCATAGTCTATTACAACCAATCAAATatagttttaatgttttttaactATAAAGATTTTACCACATTTGAGAAAGATTATATCTTGACGGCCAAACATTTTTCTTCCTCTATACGATCAAAGGAGGACTCAAAACCATCAATAAAACAACCTTACCTTCCAATCCTATCCATAATACAACACATACTGTGT
This genomic window contains:
- the LOC105801784 gene encoding tripeptidyl-peptidase 2 → MPCSSIETSNNFCGGGDGGDVNGRIHNFKLNEHTFLASLMPKKEIGADRFIEAHPHYDGRGAVIAIFDSGVDPAASGLQLTSDGKPKILDVIDCTGSGDVDTSKVVKADKDGRIQGASGASLVVNSSWKNPSGEWHVGYKLIYELFTDTLTSRIKKERKRKWDEKNQEEIAKAVLHLDEFDQKYTKVEDLKLKRAREDLQNRIDLLKKQGDSYDDKGPVIDAVVWHDGELWRVALDTQSLHDDRKCGKLADFVPLTNYRIEQKYGIFSELDACTFVVNVYDEGNILSIVTDCSPHATHVAGIATAFHPQEPLLNGVAPGAQIISCKIGDARLGSMETGTGLTRALIAAVEHKCDLINMSYGEPTLLPDYGRFVDLVNEVVNKYRLIFVSSAGNSGPALSTVGAPGGTSSSIIGVGAYVSPAMAAGAHSVVEPPPEGLEYTWSSRGPTADGDLGVCISAPGGAVAPVPTWTLQGRMLMNGTSMASPSACGGIALLISAMKAEGIPVSPYSVRIALENTSIPVGGLPEDKLTAGQGLMQVDKAYEYIQKSQDLSCVCYQIKVNQSGKSTPISRGIYLREATACRQSTEWAVHVEPRFHDDASKLEQLVPFEECIELRSSNNAVVRAPEYLLLTHNGRTFNVVVDPSNLADGLHYYEVYGIDCKAPWRGPLFRIPITITKPKAVLNRPPLVSFSKMSFLPGHIERRYIEVPLGASWVEATMRTSGFDTSRRFFVDTVQLCPLRRPIKWESVVTFSSPTAKSFDFPVVGGQTMELAIAQFWSSGMGSHETTIVDFEIVFHGIGVNRTEVVLDGSEAPIRIEAEALLASERLAPTATLNKIRVPYRPTEAKLCTLPTNRDKLPSGKQILALTLTYHFKLEDGAEVKPHIPLLNNRIYDTKFESQFYMISDTNKRVYAMGDCYPASSQLPKGEYSLRLYLRHDNVQYLEKMKQLVLFLERNLEEKDVIPLNFFSEPDGPVMGNGTFKYSILVPGIKESFYLSPPNKDKLPKCSSQGSVLLGAISHGKLSYAGEGKNPQKNPVSYQISYVVPPSKIDEDKGKGSSSASTKPMAERLQEEVREAKIKVFGSLKQDSDEDRSEWKKLAQSLKSEYPKYTPLLVKILESLLSRSNIGDKIHYYEKIISAADEVIDSIDADELAKLFSLKADPEDEDSEKNKKKMETTRDQLAEALYQKGLALAEIESIKGEKPSALAASEAVSSDLRSDLFEENFKELTKWVDVKSSKYGTLYVLRERRFGRLGTALKVLNDMIQDDGEPPKKKLYEMKLSLLDEIGWNHLSTYERQWMHVRFPPSLPLF